Proteins encoded in a region of the Eubalaena glacialis isolate mEubGla1 chromosome 20, mEubGla1.1.hap2.+ XY, whole genome shotgun sequence genome:
- the LOC133081378 gene encoding small ribosomal subunit protein eS25-like, whose protein sequence is MPPKDNTKKKDAGKSAKKDKDPVNKSGGKAKKRKWSKGKVRDKLNNLVLFDKATYEKLCKEVPNYKLITPAVVSERLKIRGSLARAALQELLSKGLIKLVSKHRAQVMHTRNTKGGDALAASEDA, encoded by the coding sequence ATGCCGCCCAAGGACAACACGAAGAAGAAAGATGCTGGAAAGTCAGCCAAAAAAGACAAAGACCCAGTGAACAAATCTGGGGGCAAGGCCAAAAAGAGGAAGTGGTCCAAAGGCAAAGTTCGGGACAAGCTCAATAACCTAGTCTTGTTTGACAAAGCAACATATGAGAAACTCTGTAAAGAAGTTCCCAACTATAAGCTTATAACTCCAGCTGTCGTCTCTGAGAGACTGAAGATTCGTGGTTCGCTGGCCAGGGCAGCCCTGCAGGAGCTCCTTAGTAAAGGACTTATTAAACTGGTTTCAAAGCACAGAGCTCAAGTAATGCATACCAGAAATACCAAGGGTGGAGATGCTCTAGCTGCTAGTGAAGATGCATGA